From Lysobacter silvisoli, the proteins below share one genomic window:
- the phaZ7 gene encoding extracellular native short-chain-length polyhydroxyalkanoate depolymerase PhaZ7, translating to MFRSTHKLVSLLGSTGALALGLSGLLAPSTARALDCGSHNGYTCQGAASQYAGGFSPGVGSGGFGGGACTATRTPVVFVAGNGDSAISFDMPPSPVAGYTTPANSVYDELKARGYNDCELFGITYLDADERAAPQYNYHEPAKYQILKTFIDKVKLYTGRSQVDIVAHSLGSSMSLAMLRYYGYQSSVRRFVNIAGGLRGLQTCLSTGYQSPYAPTCNAEAYVWPYDYYTFGLYPSSGVTYYGYNRWTGSGSNSLRAMPALYSGIAYYTITAGAQDQVHCFTTSYAGGCSSGALFAASASVKAQVDIGTGSSAYAYDWDWSDGSPYNLGGGDTSNGVGHFRSKSNAGRIVYNMLATTCTTGCANGYVGVNGPAVNR from the coding sequence ATGTTCCGCAGCACGCACAAGCTCGTTTCGTTGTTGGGTTCCACCGGCGCGCTGGCGCTGGGCCTGTCCGGCCTGCTGGCGCCGTCCACCGCGCGGGCCCTGGATTGCGGCAGCCACAACGGCTACACCTGCCAGGGCGCGGCCAGCCAATACGCCGGCGGCTTCAGTCCGGGCGTGGGCAGCGGCGGTTTCGGCGGCGGCGCCTGCACCGCCACGCGCACGCCGGTGGTGTTCGTGGCCGGCAACGGCGACAGCGCGATCAGTTTCGACATGCCGCCCTCGCCGGTGGCCGGCTACACCACGCCGGCCAACTCGGTGTACGACGAACTCAAGGCGCGCGGCTACAACGACTGCGAACTGTTCGGCATCACCTACCTGGACGCCGACGAGCGCGCCGCGCCGCAGTACAACTACCACGAGCCGGCCAAGTACCAGATCCTCAAGACCTTCATCGACAAGGTGAAGCTCTACACCGGCCGCAGCCAGGTCGACATCGTCGCCCATTCGCTGGGTTCGTCGATGAGCCTGGCGATGCTGCGCTACTACGGCTACCAGTCCAGCGTGCGCCGCTTCGTCAACATCGCCGGCGGCCTGCGCGGCCTGCAGACCTGCCTGAGCACCGGCTATCAGTCGCCCTATGCGCCCACTTGCAATGCCGAGGCCTACGTCTGGCCCTACGACTACTACACCTTCGGCCTCTACCCCAGCAGCGGGGTGACCTACTACGGCTACAACCGCTGGACCGGCAGCGGCAGCAACAGCCTGCGCGCGATGCCGGCGCTGTACAGCGGGATCGCCTACTACACCATCACCGCCGGCGCGCAGGACCAGGTGCACTGCTTCACCACCAGCTACGCCGGCGGCTGCAGCAGCGGCGCGTTGTTCGCCGCTTCGGCCAGCGTCAAGGCGCAGGTCGACATCGGCACCGGCAGCAGCGCCTACGCCTACGACTGGGATTGGAGCGACGGCAGCCCCTACAACCTGGGCGGCGGCGACACCAGCAACGGCGTCGGCCATTTCCGCTCCAAGAGCAACGCCGGCCGCATCGTCTACAACATGCTGGCCACCACCTGCACCACCGGCTGCGCCAACGGCTACGTCGGCGTGAACGGGCCGGCGGTGAACCGCTAG
- a CDS encoding restriction endonuclease — MDRRSLKPVRQRHDDALTRIPWDRFEALLAAYYRVQGYQVEHVGTGAGGARFDGGIDLKLRRDDAYVLVQCKHWNANQVTHNAVHELLGLMVNEGATGAVLISSGEFTDAAQAAAQRQGHVQLIDGVGVRAMLAPLSEAAALFEPQPIAAQSGWGGDPAAALALAPAAASAPRRRPRGSARSANLGWWIATLVGVLIFTLLVRALLERTAWSAGAALGDRAAAEPASPADPVPSLAPVQLEWPSDPPATGATEAAPASSSPTAAEIRESQRKADEAMRVIEASTPEMQQ; from the coding sequence ATGGACCGACGCAGTCTGAAGCCCGTGCGCCAGCGCCACGACGACGCGTTGACGCGCATCCCCTGGGACCGTTTCGAGGCCCTGCTGGCCGCGTATTACCGCGTGCAGGGCTACCAGGTCGAACACGTGGGCACGGGCGCCGGCGGCGCGCGCTTCGACGGCGGCATCGACCTGAAGCTGCGCCGCGACGACGCCTACGTGCTGGTGCAGTGCAAGCACTGGAACGCCAACCAGGTCACCCATAACGCGGTGCACGAGCTGCTCGGCCTGATGGTGAACGAAGGCGCCACCGGCGCGGTGCTGATCAGCAGCGGCGAGTTTACCGACGCGGCGCAGGCCGCCGCGCAGCGGCAGGGTCATGTGCAGCTGATCGACGGCGTGGGCGTGCGCGCGATGCTGGCGCCGTTGTCCGAAGCGGCGGCCCTGTTCGAACCGCAGCCCATCGCCGCCCAGAGCGGTTGGGGCGGCGACCCGGCCGCGGCGCTGGCGCTTGCACCCGCGGCGGCTTCGGCGCCCAGGCGCAGGCCGCGCGGCTCCGCACGTTCGGCCAACCTGGGCTGGTGGATCGCCACCCTGGTCGGCGTGCTGATCTTCACCCTGCTGGTGCGCGCCCTGCTGGAGCGCACCGCCTGGAGCGCGGGCGCCGCCTTGGGCGACCGCGCCGCCGCCGAACCGGCCTCTCCGGCCGATCCGGTGCCTTCGCTGGCGCCGGTGCAGTTGGAGTGGCCCAGCGATCCGCCGGCGACGGGCGCGACCGAGGCGGCGCCGGCTTCTAGCTCGCCCACCGCGGCGGAGATCCGCGAATCGCAACGCAAGGCCGACGAGGCCATGAGGGTCATCGAGGCCAGCACGCCCGAAATGCAGCAGTAG
- a CDS encoding M14 family metallopeptidase, translated as MTSTAFYPIGTPGQAWGAAERAQWLASQRRQRSYADDVLSRIDGLRERFDVQQYGELDYAPERFPLYAIRSRGWRDDLPTVLVTGGVHGYETSGVHGALQFVDRHAADYEGRVNLLVAPCVSPWAYERIHRWNPGALDPNRSFREGSPAPESAALMALVAPLLGRFLVHIDLHETTDSDESEFRPALAARDGKPFEPGEIPDGFYLVDDTDNPQPAFQQAVIAAVERVTHIAPADARGEIIGSPVVAHGVIHYPMRKLGLCAGITGARYTTTTEVYPDSPRATPEQCNAAQAAAVCAAIDFALAV; from the coding sequence ATGACCAGCACCGCCTTCTATCCCATCGGCACGCCGGGCCAAGCTTGGGGCGCCGCGGAAAGAGCGCAGTGGCTGGCCAGCCAGCGCCGCCAGCGCAGTTACGCCGACGACGTGCTCAGCCGCATCGACGGCCTGCGCGAGCGATTCGACGTGCAGCAGTACGGCGAACTGGACTACGCGCCCGAACGTTTTCCGCTGTACGCGATCCGCTCGCGCGGCTGGCGCGACGACCTGCCCACGGTGCTGGTCACCGGCGGCGTGCACGGCTACGAGACCAGCGGCGTGCACGGTGCGCTGCAGTTCGTCGACCGGCATGCGGCCGACTACGAAGGCCGCGTGAACCTGCTGGTGGCGCCTTGCGTGAGCCCCTGGGCCTACGAGCGCATCCACCGCTGGAACCCGGGCGCGCTGGACCCGAACCGTTCCTTCCGCGAGGGCAGCCCGGCGCCGGAATCGGCCGCGCTGATGGCGCTGGTGGCGCCGCTGCTGGGGCGTTTCCTAGTGCATATCGATCTGCACGAAACCACCGACAGCGACGAGTCCGAGTTCCGTCCGGCGCTGGCCGCGCGCGACGGCAAGCCGTTCGAGCCCGGCGAGATCCCCGACGGCTTCTACCTGGTGGACGACACCGACAATCCGCAGCCGGCGTTCCAGCAGGCGGTGATCGCGGCGGTGGAGCGGGTGACCCACATCGCCCCGGCCGACGCGCGCGGCGAGATCATCGGATCGCCCGTGGTCGCGCACGGCGTGATCCACTACCCGATGCGCAAGCTCGGCCTGTGCGCCGGCATCACCGGCGCGCGCTACACCACCACCACCGAGGTCTACCCCGACAGCCCGCGCGCCACGCCCGAGCAGTGCAACGCCGCGCAGGCCGCGGCGGTGTGCGCGGCGATCGACTTCGCGCTGGCGGTATAA
- a CDS encoding RICIN domain-containing protein translates to MSVTAPAATEPVTQPALPGQCVDAGDPARGGSLTLAACNGAPGQNFQFDRDSATLRLPQTTPVRCLDLEQAPRNGVAVQTRECNGSASQRWAFPFDGRLRPVGVDPNKCLTHGTRPGKPPTGWVADVELLDPGCEFPEVGGGGFCQPSYAIHFEMSLASCDGRPAQNWRLAQAGFPFPPDGLGSRRVLVAVSDMHIDDCREGGACDWRVHCGLGAEADVEMVHMAEANTGGTLRIDRQLTHEGPLPVTVTCHVREFDRGIFDPDVWEVVGTTTRTFAAAGPGSMGMDNDEGKVTLNFKIEPVGVIQQPATVEAPPLAPLPIDAFQAMRYSGLDFSVPETDLRQWLANPQFTPYPSIAGALVRLFQGRRLARPVFLDVVVFNYEQGGGPSPRKLTDVDLARLARAVVEGHNHRYGESVSDVQTLLR, encoded by the coding sequence TTGTCCGTTACGGCTCCCGCCGCCACCGAACCGGTCACCCAACCGGCGCTACCGGGGCAATGCGTCGATGCCGGCGATCCCGCCCGCGGCGGGTCGCTGACGCTGGCCGCGTGCAATGGCGCCCCGGGCCAGAACTTCCAGTTCGATCGCGACAGCGCGACGCTGCGCTTGCCGCAGACCACGCCCGTGCGCTGCCTGGACCTGGAGCAAGCGCCGCGCAACGGCGTCGCCGTGCAAACGCGCGAGTGCAACGGCAGCGCCTCGCAGCGCTGGGCGTTTCCGTTTGACGGCCGCCTGCGCCCGGTGGGCGTGGACCCGAACAAATGCCTGACCCACGGCACCCGCCCGGGCAAACCGCCCACCGGTTGGGTCGCCGATGTCGAGCTGTTGGATCCGGGCTGCGAGTTTCCGGAGGTGGGCGGCGGGGGCTTCTGCCAGCCCAGTTACGCCATCCATTTCGAGATGAGCCTGGCCAGTTGCGACGGCCGCCCCGCGCAGAACTGGCGGCTGGCGCAGGCGGGCTTCCCGTTCCCGCCCGATGGCCTGGGTTCGCGCAGGGTGCTGGTGGCCGTGAGCGACATGCATATCGACGACTGCCGCGAGGGCGGCGCCTGCGACTGGCGCGTGCATTGCGGGCTGGGCGCCGAGGCGGACGTGGAGATGGTGCACATGGCCGAGGCCAACACCGGCGGCACCCTGCGCATCGACCGCCAGCTGACCCACGAAGGCCCGCTGCCGGTCACCGTGACCTGCCACGTGCGCGAATTTGACCGCGGCATCTTCGACCCGGACGTATGGGAGGTGGTGGGCACCACTACCCGCACCTTCGCCGCCGCCGGCCCCGGCAGCATGGGCATGGACAACGACGAGGGCAAAGTCACGCTGAATTTCAAGATCGAGCCGGTGGGCGTGATCCAGCAGCCGGCCACGGTGGAAGCGCCGCCGCTGGCGCCGCTGCCGATCGATGCGTTCCAGGCGATGCGCTACTCGGGCCTGGATTTCAGCGTGCCCGAGACCGATCTGCGCCAGTGGCTGGCCAATCCGCAGTTCACGCCGTACCCGTCGATCGCCGGCGCGCTGGTGCGGCTGTTCCAGGGCAGGCGTCTGGCCCGGCCGGTGTTCCTGGACGTGGTGGTGTTCAACTACGAACAAGGCGGCGGGCCGTCGCCGCGCAAGCTGACGGACGTGGACCTGGCGCGCCTGGCCAGGGCGGTCGTGGAGGGCCACAACCACCGCTATGGCGAAAGCGTGAGCGATGTGCAGACCTTGCTGCGCTGA
- a CDS encoding cell envelope integrity protein TolA, which produces MALLAVGMCTNAGAQEAAVGHDHGALTARYVAAVQQAILARWTRPASVVEGQRCRLEVRQLPGGAILSAQASADCEFDAAGRRSIETAVLKAQPLPYAGYEPVFSRYLILNFTARDPAP; this is translated from the coding sequence GTGGCGTTATTGGCCGTGGGCATGTGCACCAATGCCGGAGCGCAGGAAGCCGCGGTCGGTCACGATCACGGTGCCCTGACAGCTCGCTACGTCGCGGCCGTGCAGCAGGCGATCCTGGCCCGATGGACGCGCCCCGCGTCGGTGGTCGAAGGGCAGCGCTGCCGGCTCGAAGTCCGGCAGTTGCCGGGCGGCGCGATCCTGTCCGCGCAGGCGTCGGCCGACTGCGAGTTCGACGCCGCCGGCCGGCGTTCGATCGAAACGGCCGTGCTCAAGGCCCAGCCGTTGCCGTATGCAGGCTACGAGCCGGTGTTCAGCCGCTACCTGATCTTGAACTTCACCGCCCGCGACCCGGCGCCCTAG
- a CDS encoding MAC/perforin domain-containing protein, producing MPKPAKKSDEALLEDYLRSLGLKNQIKIIKAYGVDSLEFLKAVCATAAERKALAQQIRGDTPDGPARIAAGIIDKLTAKQVQHYIDRLAEETEEAGGAGFERKKQQLADAIEAVEKLRKDMADAAAADREAAVKHAQAELDRVLARANAKDLLKGGDLSFATIASAGAALERIQDGLQSKIADSLNAYLDQRPRTPAELVEENQLLRGYCVTAAGLARASGSNLLDMAGLLGKATAVSTLDFEYSSEEAYSEASQQFETSASSYATANSAKGAMFLGTGIGAASLMVQYANASQRQKDEAEMRRSQKATKLRVHYQWAPQATLSLPSNRFALSEDALDALRAIETAAPAARRAAAAEFLRSFGSHVFCSVVLGGWYKHVAKASCSSVERMRTLDEALSNATNWAVSASVSYVGLSGAGSLSTAHSGGISGARASSTAMSCMVKEQQVAVSTSVLGGLPELPSELWLASVKANAHWQVIDRSDEVPVWKIVGQLQTKSLGFERKTMAELLEQTWVNELFIPSVAALGVRDALRLKAPATASDLTAALLALTQPPSMRLAVITRRYDHEQQHFRGELALPPGYKALAGGVAGLSQKEGNFVVASYPSVTGEGRQQRWTWHARMKDIKFTSKVAHAITVVALHDPDDLWDVQIFTKQASDRRSRHVIALQPPGDYLLTGCGGEVDVFENAALQACGFAQPDGRPPAAYERQCQVVIRSADLTAPSPHTLKAYAIGVRARVGTPLQADYQYYRFGAVSHHDRTVTHALHPGGDESRRSTMIAGGACLTDQDMGHCLTGSRPVVANAAAGGAAGVYAWQATSKDHEKVQASAMTVYTLGLSNVEIVWEAPPALG from the coding sequence ATGCCCAAACCCGCCAAGAAAAGCGACGAAGCCTTGCTGGAGGACTATCTGCGCTCGCTGGGCCTGAAGAACCAGATCAAGATCATCAAGGCCTATGGCGTGGACTCGCTGGAGTTCCTCAAGGCGGTGTGCGCCACCGCCGCCGAGCGCAAGGCGCTGGCCCAGCAGATCCGCGGCGACACCCCGGACGGGCCGGCGCGCATCGCCGCCGGCATCATCGACAAGCTCACCGCCAAGCAGGTGCAGCACTACATCGACCGGTTGGCCGAGGAAACCGAGGAGGCCGGCGGCGCCGGCTTCGAACGCAAGAAGCAGCAACTGGCCGACGCCATCGAGGCGGTGGAGAAGCTGCGCAAGGACATGGCCGACGCGGCCGCGGCCGACCGCGAGGCGGCGGTGAAGCACGCCCAGGCCGAGCTGGACCGGGTGCTGGCCAGGGCCAATGCCAAGGATCTGCTCAAGGGCGGCGACCTGAGTTTCGCCACCATCGCCAGCGCCGGCGCGGCCCTGGAGCGCATCCAGGACGGCCTGCAGAGCAAGATCGCCGACTCGCTCAACGCCTACCTGGATCAGCGCCCGCGCACGCCCGCCGAGCTGGTGGAGGAAAACCAGCTGTTGCGCGGTTACTGCGTGACCGCCGCCGGGCTGGCGCGGGCCAGCGGGTCCAACCTGCTGGACATGGCCGGTCTGCTGGGCAAGGCCACCGCGGTGAGCACGCTGGATTTCGAGTACAGCAGCGAGGAGGCCTACAGCGAGGCTTCGCAGCAGTTCGAAACCTCGGCCAGCTCCTACGCCACCGCCAACAGCGCCAAGGGCGCGATGTTCCTGGGCACCGGCATCGGCGCGGCCAGCCTGATGGTGCAGTACGCCAACGCCTCGCAGCGGCAGAAGGACGAGGCGGAGATGCGGCGCTCGCAGAAGGCGACCAAGCTGCGCGTGCACTACCAGTGGGCGCCGCAGGCCACGCTGAGCCTGCCCAGCAACCGCTTCGCCCTCAGCGAGGACGCGCTGGACGCGCTGCGCGCGATCGAGACCGCGGCGCCGGCGGCGCGGCGCGCGGCGGCGGCCGAGTTCCTGCGCAGCTTCGGCAGCCACGTGTTCTGTTCGGTGGTGCTGGGCGGCTGGTACAAGCACGTGGCCAAGGCCAGCTGCAGTTCGGTCGAGCGCATGCGCACGCTGGACGAAGCCCTGTCCAACGCCACGAATTGGGCGGTGTCGGCCTCGGTGTCCTATGTGGGGCTCAGCGGCGCCGGTTCGTTGTCCACCGCGCATTCGGGCGGCATCAGCGGGGCGCGCGCCAGTTCCACGGCGATGTCGTGCATGGTCAAGGAGCAACAGGTGGCGGTGTCCACCAGCGTGCTCGGCGGCTTGCCGGAACTGCCCAGCGAGTTGTGGCTGGCCAGCGTCAAGGCCAACGCGCACTGGCAGGTGATCGACCGCAGCGACGAGGTGCCGGTGTGGAAGATCGTCGGCCAGCTGCAGACCAAGTCGCTGGGGTTCGAGCGCAAGACCATGGCCGAGCTGCTCGAGCAGACCTGGGTCAACGAGCTGTTCATTCCGTCCGTGGCCGCGTTGGGCGTGCGCGATGCGCTGCGCTTGAAAGCGCCGGCCACGGCCTCGGACCTGACCGCGGCGCTGCTGGCGCTGACCCAGCCGCCGTCGATGCGCCTGGCCGTGATCACCCGCCGCTACGACCACGAGCAGCAGCACTTTCGCGGCGAACTCGCGCTGCCGCCGGGCTACAAGGCCCTGGCCGGCGGCGTGGCCGGGCTGAGCCAGAAGGAGGGCAACTTCGTCGTCGCCAGCTATCCCTCGGTGACCGGCGAAGGCCGCCAGCAGCGCTGGACCTGGCATGCGCGGATGAAGGACATCAAGTTCACCTCCAAGGTCGCCCACGCCATCACCGTGGTCGCACTGCACGACCCCGACGATCTGTGGGACGTGCAGATCTTCACCAAGCAGGCCAGCGACCGGCGCAGCCGCCACGTGATCGCGCTGCAGCCGCCGGGCGACTATCTGCTGACCGGCTGCGGCGGCGAGGTCGACGTGTTCGAGAACGCCGCGCTGCAGGCCTGCGGCTTCGCCCAGCCCGACGGCCGCCCGCCCGCGGCCTACGAGCGGCAATGCCAGGTGGTGATCCGCAGCGCCGACCTGACCGCGCCCAGCCCGCATACGCTCAAGGCCTATGCGATCGGCGTGCGCGCCCGCGTGGGCACGCCGCTGCAGGCCGATTACCAGTACTACCGCTTCGGCGCGGTCAGCCACCACGACCGCACCGTCACCCATGCCCTGCATCCGGGCGGCGACGAGAGCCGGCGCAGCACCATGATCGCCGGCGGCGCCTGCCTGACCGACCAGGACATGGGCCACTGCCTGACCGGTTCGCGCCCGGTGGTGGCCAATGCCGCGGCCGGCGGCGCGGCCGGCGTCTACGCCTGGCAGGCGACCAGCAAGGACCACGAGAAGGTCCAGGCCAGCGCGATGACGGTCTACACCCTGGGCCTGTCGAACGTGGAGATCGTGTGGGAGGCGCCGCCGGCTTTGGGCTGA
- a CDS encoding LysR substrate-binding domain-containing protein produces the protein MPAMLSIRTAPAFASRRLRPDLCAGRTGAVRPIVWDLPARASTMAARPHQDFSMRISSLFGAAALAGLGIAAFTAPTVRDDLAAGRLLRVLPGHHAGRRHYYAVYPHARQLAPPVRAFTEFMRAHYAAPPPAA, from the coding sequence ATGCCGGCGATGCTAAGCATCCGCACCGCGCCGGCGTTCGCCTCTCGTCGGCTGCGCCCGGATCTGTGCGCCGGCCGCACAGGCGCTGTTCGCCCCATCGTCTGGGACCTGCCGGCCCGGGCCAGCACCATGGCCGCCCGCCCCCACCAGGACTTTTCCATGCGCATCTCTTCCCTGTTCGGCGCCGCCGCCCTGGCCGGCCTGGGCATCGCCGCCTTCACCGCCCCCACCGTGCGCGACGACCTGGCCGCCGGCCGGCTGCTGCGGGTGCTGCCCGGCCACCACGCCGGGCGCCGCCACTACTATGCGGTCTACCCGCACGCCCGCCAGCTCGCGCCGCCGGTGCGCGCGTTCACCGAATTCATGCGCGCCCACTACGCCGCGCCACCGCCGGCCGCCTGA
- a CDS encoding alpha/beta hydrolase fold domain-containing protein produces the protein MHHLPARRIGATWLGLGLFASTLTAAAPTPAPAPAAIVQRDLAYGPDPAQRLDVYRPRQARKAPIVLMVHGGGWRIGDKAGRGVARNKAAHWNAQGRIVVSINYRLPPQADPLQQAADVARALAYVQREAPRWGGDGDRVALVGHSAGAHLVALLAAAPELARAQDARPWRGTVALDSAAYDVEALMRRPHLRLYDQAFGADPRGWREASPMQRLRSAPAPMLLVCSSQRRQSCPQARAFARRAGEWGGRAQVLPLDLDHAAINAELGADGGYTARVDAFLASL, from the coding sequence ATGCACCACCTGCCCGCCCGCCGCATCGGCGCCACTTGGCTCGGCCTGGGCCTGTTCGCCAGCACGCTAACCGCAGCCGCACCCACACCGGCGCCGGCGCCGGCGGCCATCGTGCAACGCGACCTGGCTTACGGCCCCGATCCTGCGCAACGCCTGGACGTGTACCGCCCGCGCCAGGCGCGCAAGGCGCCCATCGTGCTGATGGTGCACGGCGGTGGCTGGCGCATCGGCGACAAGGCCGGCCGCGGCGTGGCCCGGAACAAGGCCGCGCATTGGAACGCGCAAGGCCGCATCGTCGTATCGATCAATTACCGCCTGCCGCCCCAGGCCGATCCGCTGCAACAGGCCGCGGACGTGGCGCGTGCGCTGGCCTACGTGCAGCGCGAAGCGCCGCGTTGGGGCGGCGACGGCGACCGCGTCGCACTGGTGGGCCATTCGGCCGGCGCGCATCTGGTCGCGCTGCTGGCCGCGGCGCCGGAACTGGCGCGCGCGCAAGACGCACGGCCCTGGCGCGGCACGGTCGCGCTGGACAGCGCCGCCTACGACGTGGAGGCGCTGATGCGGCGCCCGCACCTGCGCCTGTACGACCAGGCCTTCGGCGCCGACCCGCGCGGGTGGCGCGAAGCTTCGCCGATGCAGCGACTGCGCAGCGCACCGGCACCGATGCTGCTGGTGTGCTCCAGCCAGCGCCGCCAGTCCTGCCCGCAGGCGCGGGCGTTTGCGCGGCGCGCCGGCGAGTGGGGCGGCCGCGCCCAAGTGCTGCCGCTGGACCTGGACCATGCCGCCATCAACGCCGAACTCGGCGCCGACGGCGGCTACACCGCGCGCGTGGACGCGTTCCTGGCCTCGCTATAG